GGCATATGTTCGGCGGTGATGCCGGCTCCGTTGTCCGTCACCCGAAGCACAATGTCGGGGCCCTCTTGGTCAGCGGTGAGCGTGACCTCGCCGCCTGCAGGAGTGTGCCGCAGAGCATTGTCCAAGAGGTTGGTCAACACCTGCGCGAGTCGGTCAGGGTCGGCCAGCACGCGCGCCTCCGACGCTGCCGCTGAGACTGCCCAGAGCAGTCGGACATCGTGTTCATCGAAGCGGCTCCGGGATGCCGCATGTGCGGCCGCCAGTTGGTCGGCGACATCGAGCTCTCGGCGGTGGACTGCAAGCACTCCCTCGTGTGCTGTCGTGACAAGTGCAATGTCCTCTCCGAGCCGAGACAGGCGAGAGACCTGGTCGCGCAGGATCGCGATTGTCTCCTCGTCGGCGTCTTGCACACCATCGAGAATTGCCTCGAGATAACCGTCGAGAACGGCCAGTGGAGTGCGCATCTCATGCGCGAGGTCTCCGAGCATCCGTGTACGGGTCACCTCGACCTCGGCGAGATCAGCCGCCATCGCGTTGAACGCCTGCGCCAGCTCATCAAACTCGCGTCCAAGCCCAACCTCCGGGACTCGGGCAGAATGATCGCCCGCGGCTACCGCGCGGGCCGCATCAGACGCTGCTGTCAGAGAGTGATTGACCCGCCGCGCCAGAAACAGAGACACCACGACTGAGGCGATTGCGGCT
This is a stretch of genomic DNA from Flaviflexus salsibiostraticola. It encodes these proteins:
- a CDS encoding sensor histidine kinase, which translates into the protein MTRLSGLAARLLAATAVVVFVGWVTAWVVVAVIGPAIFHDHLVQGRPSEPAVVQHAEEAFQSASALSWAGALLVAAIASVVVSLFLARRVNHSLTAASDAARAVAAGDHSARVPEVGLGREFDELAQAFNAMAADLAEVEVTRTRMLGDLAHEMRTPLAVLDGYLEAILDGVQDADEETIAILRDQVSRLSRLGEDIALVTTAHEGVLAVHRRELDVADQLAAAHAASRSRFDEHDVRLLWAVSAAASEARVLADPDRLAQVLTNLLDNALRHTPAGGEVTLTADQEGPDIVLRVTDNGAGITAEHMPHLFDRFYRVDAARDRAHGGSGIGLAVVDAIVRAHGGMVSASSPGPGQGAAFTVTLPALRSRPDVQ